The Porites lutea chromosome 11, jaPorLute2.1, whole genome shotgun sequence genome contains the following window.
GAGATGGTCGAAATAGCTAAATGTTGTAATCAGTTTCTTTGCCGCGTTGGACACTGGGACTGACCGACCAATCACACCACGTTAACGCGCGCGCTCTAACccaacctgcgatcaggcggtccttcttccctttttgttttggaggcgAGGGTAAAAGgttcttttttcccctttccccaaaagaaaaaaaaaacctgatcTCAAGTTAGCTCTAAGCACGTTCTAGGGAAAGAAGGTTTAATAGCGCATAATTGAATGCGGCAcgtttgtattgtttttttttttaataggtgAAGCTACAAGCCAGAAACCGATTTATCCAGTTCTGTCACCCTCTATAACAACAATTCTACCGACCTCTCTCTGTCGTAGGCGCACAGACGGGAAAGCCCGAACGCCAGCCTCGAGTATTCACACCTCCCCGCCTCCCCGCCTCCCACACTTCATGAACATTCAATAACTCCAGCCAGCAGTATTACCAAAACAGGAAGTTCCAGCGCACCTTTGCCTTTGCCCGCGAGTTTTGTGCTCATGTGAAATCGAGAGCTTTTAAGTCTTTCATCTGTTGGGCCGTATAGTTACAATAGCCATTTGTGTATATTTTTTCTCCAAAGAACATGGGAGCATACTTGGCGAAGCCAAAAACAGAGAAGATATCTGATGGTAGCGAAAACGGAAGGCTGCGTTATGGAGTTTCATGCATGCAGGGTTGGCGAGTCACGATGGAGGTAAAAATTATCACAAAGCTGATATTACAATGTAAGACTTCACTCAAGTAAAACAAATTGTGTTTGTTTCGCTATTTAACCCATCCACTCCAGCGTTCCAAAGGAAGAACATGCACATGTTATTTGGCAAAGGGCTGGAACGTTAACTTTGTATTAAAAAGATAACAGTTGAGCTTGATTGCGATCATTTGATCGTACACATAAGCTTGAATTTTTTATACGAAATGGGCTTTAACGGGCAGGTAGATGGCTGTCAGTACGGTGTTGATTTTGAGAAGGTACATACACGATATTTTGTACCAAAGAAATGCAGACCCTAACCTGTTTTATAGTGATAAAAAAGCAACTATTACTTTTAAGGTTCTAATAATCGTCTTTTGAATAATCGATttgattttttcaatttttaggaTGCTCATACTTGTGAGCTGGATTTTGACGACAGTTCTACTCTTTTTGCGGTTTATGATGGTCATGGAGGTAGATTTCTTAAAAAACTGCTAAATGATATTTTCATTAACTATCTAGTGTCTGCAAACACCTCATCACGCTTTATGAATGTACGGCAACTGCAGCTCATGTCTGTGAAATCAATGTCATCAAATACGTGCAAGCTACAGAATAAAGGGCCTTCTTTGAGAATTTATCATTTCAAGTGTCCTGACAGCTCACCATTCGAAGTGAACAAGTACACTTGATTAATTAAGTTGCACGGTGGCTCATCAGTCATGACTGGCTAGCTGTTGTGCTTGCATTAGAATATTATATACCTTTCTCATGAGTCCCTGTCcataaccaatgagtcccagttttAAAAAACGCTGTGGCTGTATGGCTGGTAACCAGTCAAGGTTTTcgaaacactaaatggccgacagtcctatattctcagtaaatttcacaaaatggaaAGATTCTACCTAATCTAAACTATGTCGATTAAGACATGTACatgtcaagcgatcctgaaatgctttatagatctcaagttacgctgggctcagaagacgaaaccgtgttttgtgacacttagaacttttttcagctagactgccggtcaaggttttcaaaacactaaatggcagtctcagtaaatttcacaaaatggaaagattctagctaatctgAACTatcagaggtaacaaaatcactggctTCTTGTCCAATAAATTTACCTCCCAATCAttatatcaaatgttacaaacagcaaaaatgaacttttaaaaactgttaGCGTAACTGTCACATTCTTCTTCAAATTTGTCCATCTTTGCCTCCtgttataatttttatttgctgGGTCATTTACACCATCTTTTAATGTATTGAGTGGTTATGGTTATCTCATAaatttcatgacacagctcctttaaagcaattgttttataatttcATGATATCTCAGGTTCAGAAGTAGCCCAGTATGTAGCAAAGAAACTGCCAGAAGTGCTAAAGAACACAGAAAATTATCAGAAAGGAGATATTAAACAGTCGATGGTGGATTGTTTCTTGGAAATTGACCAGCTCATTATCAGTGAAAAGGTCAGCTGTTAATATTGTAAGGAAGTTAACCCTCAACCTGTGCAAGGTAAAGAAATTCTATTAAACCTCCAGCTCACTTGGGAGAGTGGAAGATGAATTTCTAAGGACAGTAATTGTTATTTCAACTTACCTTAAACTGCCACTTTTTAAGCCCTGGTCTTATAAatctttgtaaggggttttaAGAGGGCTTATAAATCGAGGGGCTTACATTGTATATCCGAGAGGGTTCACAACTGGAATAGAGAAAGTGCTTTGAAACAAGCTATAGCAGTGATGattaaaatatgttttgcaCTTACTGGTTTTAAATAGGCTTCAAAACATCATAATAAATCAAATTGACGTTGATGTACATGTGGTGGGGGGCCTATATTTGGATGCATTTTTTTGATTACAGGAAGACGGGTCTATAACTTTGGAGGCTTATAGGTGGGGGCATTTATAAGCAGCAGTTTTCAGTAGTTGGAGCCAggattaaatatatttttttaattatgcaGTTTGTAGAAGTGTCTAATAATGGAGTGTCCATTTTTTCAGGGTCTTGCAGAGTTGAAGGAGTTGGCAGGACTTGATAAGGATCTGGATGAGGAAGAAGACCTTGAGATGTTAGAACAAGAAGCAATGATGCCACTGAATGAGCTGCTGGCAAAGATGAAAGAGGTTAGTGAGTAGCGctgaggaaaaaagaaaaaagcatgaTAGGTTTTTAGTGAATGAATAAAGGATTTGGTTTCTATAGAAACCATGGTGTGGTGTCAATGGGGGAGTGAACCacaaaaatttggttttattaGATGAGATGAGGGTAGGTATTCTGACAAAGGGTTAGTGCTCAGTTTTCTGATCCTGTCCTATCTTATCTTTGTGCTGTTTTAGGACCTtaattcatcttttttttaagttctgaGGCTAAAACTTTGCATGCAATATTGCTTGCAACGAACGCAACACTCCATCCATTTAGGTAATCAAGCCACCTTGAGAGAAGGTCATATTGAGTTCGTAATGTCACAGGCAACCCAGGCTCACTATCCTACTAAGCTAAGCTACTATTATTCATAAAGCAACAatttataagacgttgtatgagaaTTACCCTATTTCTCCATAATTGAGCGAAACGTGCAGTAAGTTTTTGCTTTTAAGCTTGCatttagtatttttttaaatgtttatttgTGTGTTGACTGCGTTTCAGACCTCTTAGGATGTCAAGAACCTGAGAACAACACTACCCTTCTAAGCTAATTAATTtttcatacagcaagaaaattataaggcattgtatgagaaatattctttgctcacaGAATTAGCAAACTGtgcattgaatatcgctttgaagcttacctttagcgttttcttgtttttcttagtgttctgactgcatttcagacctcctaggcactgtttgATGCCTTTTTTGAATGACAGTTTTTTACCCAGATGACAgtagagagaaaagaagaaaaggttgGCAAACCTTTATTGACCGGGTTCACTTTCGGTGGCGATAAATTCTGCCAGAAACAGATGTTCTGATAAATAATGCACATTTCCATCATTCACATTGCCAAAATTTGCTCAATTTTGGAGTAATAGGATAATTCTCATACAATGGTTTATAAGTTGTTGATGTATGTAATTAGCTTAGTAGGATAGTgaacttgggctacctgtggtaatATACCCGAAGGTGGAAACAACATGAAGTGTATTCATCGTTAATTCCATACACATTCCGAAGATCCTTGATACTTACAGTTTTTCAACCCTCTCATGTGGTGCCAGCTTCTAGTTTTTACTGAAAGTTCTTTGTGTACATGTACTTGGTGGTTAGTGCCTTGGATTCCAGATTGAGAGGTCTGAGTTTGTCTTTGTGTTGTGTTTTTGGGCAAGTCACTTTATTTTCATAGGGCCTTACTTCAGCCATGCCCCAGTTGTGCAAACATTGGGTAGTGCTATCCATAGGATAAATCAATATCCGGGGCTTGACATGAGTCTCATCCAGTAGTCTGGGACAAGAAGATTTTCTGGGCAAGTAACGTTGGAAACTTACTTGCCCAATAAGGGTCCAGGCAAGATATCCTCCAcctaaatcattaactaagacaagcAAGTAGTTGCCCCCGGCAGGCAAAACGTAAGAggtgcttgcccaaaggacaagctagaattcaatttctttttagCCCTGCTATTtaatggataagtattagggaaccAAATTgctttattcagtggatagcattatccattCTTTGAACAACGTGggccaggtgtataaatgggtacaaTGGGCTGGCATCACATCTGGGAGAAAGTAGACATATTCTTAGTTGCATCATGCTACAGAAACTGAAATATAAGCTCCAGCCTGGTGAACAACTGAGTTCAATATTACACCAGCATTACCCTTTACCTCAACTGTAAGTATTATAGTACACACACAGCAAACAAAGAGCTCAGATCATGCATgaagtggttgcttacaagaggttaaaagtgATGGAAAGTAAAACCGTCGCCTCAAAAAGTGGGCTCGGTCACTTGTGAGGGGTACTCTTTTATGAGAGATTCCAACTATTAGGCTTTACTGGGATAATGTTTTACAAAGGGGCTCTCAGTCTTATTTGAGGATGGTGCTTGTGAGAGGTGGTTGCACATGGAGGGTTAACTTTGCTTTTCTTTGCTCTATTATAATATgaaggttgttgttgttttttccaaTTTCTGTCTTTCTAATGTGGCAGATGAAAAAGGCAGAAGGTGGTGACAATGATGGAGAACTTTTAGAACAATGGACAGAGGATGGGAATCAACGTACAGCTGATGATAAAGAAAACAATCATTGTGGCACCAATAAAGAGAATGAAAGTGGTATGTACACTATATGGCAAGAGAACCTCCAGTAAACTGCTAGTAAACCAGTAGCTTTTGTTATCAGTGTACTTATGGTGATGACGATACACTGACAGTACGGTGTGTCATTAATAAAATAGGATTTGTCTTGCATGGACTTTCCTTCAAATTTGGGTGATCAGCATCTAATTCCAAGAGAAAAAATCCTAGCAGCAATGATAGTAGATTAGTTTACTATCAGCTCTCTTTAGTTACTGGTACTATCAGTTGTTGGGAAGCTATTGGCCTCTTAAGCGTGATTTTGTTACATCTGCgtcctgcatccctgatgcataaaaGTTCAAGGCAGTGAAATTTGCTCATCTGACCGTGACATGGTCATGCATAGGGTCCATTTGTATTTGCTCTGTGTGTATTTGCATTGAGTACTTCAGCCATTTATTGAGTGAGGCAGCACATAAAATATGATTATTTAATTATATTTTCACGTGGCTAGGTGTGATTTTAAGCAATGTCAGTGCCAAGCCAATGTTGCCTGTGGTTCCACCCATTTTTGCATGCGACCTGCGGTACACCCCTGGAGTTTGCTAGATAGTTTTTGTGCATCTTGTTTTGTGCTCAAGTTGCTTTGCTTTCCAGCGGTTATTGTGGATCAATGCTCTTGTGGCAGACTGTCAAACTCTGTGAAACTGGTTTACAAGTTGTCAGTCCATAACCAAGTTTTGAAATCTCCAGATATCTTGCAAATCATTGGCTGAACTGGGAAAAATTCAGGAAATGCTAACATTTTTGCACTATTCACAACGTTTaacttgttttcattttctttaggCTCCAAGAATGATAAAAAGGATGAAGCCATTATAGAAAATGGTGACACAATAAAAGCTGGTACGTGTAGCTCAGATTCAGTTGAGAACTCCACCAATGGAAGTTTGAAAAATGGAAAGGAGGAAAAGGAGAAAGATACagaagaaagtgaaaatgaTCACAAATTGAAGCAAAAAGAAGTTGAAGAAACCAGTGATGGTGAGCAGGCAACaaatgaaagcaaaaaaaatgaagaaaagattCCTAATGATGAAGCTATTGATGATGAAGAGGAAGAAGGTGATGAAGACGAcgaggatgatgatgacgaggatgatgatgatgatgatgatgatgatgatgatgaggatgatgaggATGGAGCGCCATTTCAAAGTTCAGATGAAGTGAGTATTATTACGCTAACAAAAAAGTAGTCATAACCTTGAGTTTCAAGTGTAGTGGGGTCAGGGgcaatattttatttgtatCGAGGCATTAAGATACCAACTTTATAGGACTTAATAACGCatgattttgttttatattggTGTGCACTCACCTGCATGtgtatgcataatttatgagAACACAAATAGTGAATTCCCTTGAGAGCATTACATGACCTGTATTGAGGGAGGGGAAGCATACAAGCAGGGGCCAGGCCAAACTCTGGGTACGCTGCTTATGGCTCCTGATCCAAGCTAAAGTGATCAACCTCCAAAATGGTGGCAGATTTagttgttctttttgttttgatgaTAATTGGCCCCCAATGAATCCTTTCAAAGTGAAAATTCTTTTGAATTCTGCAGATGCAATCGAGGCAAAGGGGGCTTTTATCATAGAAAATATagctccaaaatactaggaaatcGTGAGAAAtggagcaaaatcattcaatttattcagtttcttgctgGAGTAACAAGAGTTAGCGCATTACATCTTGTTCAATATCAAGTTTACAGTAATAAGCATTCTGCCATCAAAGTTGAgcgttaaaaaaataaatggatcTCTGAACCACCTTGACGTATCATCACGTATCTTCTGTTTATTAACTGTAGGAATATATTCACCGAAAGCATAGTAGTTTTGTGGAGTTTGTTTCAATTATaagaataaacgcctcttatctatTAACGCTCTCTCTTGGGCTCCTAAAATTAAATTATGTCCCTGGGCATCTACTGTATCATTTATGGTACCTCAACGTTCTCACATATGCAAACAAAGCTTTGGATGATGTGAGTATACTTTGTCTAAAAAGTGATCCGAAAGTGGCTTTCGTTTCTCTAATTGGAAGCTTTTTTGCACAAATCTAAACCTCatcagtttattttttcttgatctTTGTAGGTTGGCTACGACAGCGGAACTACAGCTATTGTTGCTGTCTTATGTGAAAATCAACTAACAGTTGCCAATGTTGGAGATTCGCGCTGTGTGCTTTGTCGGAACGGTATTGCCCTAGAAATGTCCACGGATCACAAACCGGAGGATGAACATGAGCTGAATAGAATCCATAAAGCTGGTGGAAAGGTTACTTGTGAAGGAAGAGTAAATGGGGGTTTAAATTTATCCAGAGCTCTAGGTATGTAGCTTGATTTAATGCAAGGCTGTCGCGAAGGAGGTTTCGCTGGGGTTGGGTAACCATAGCAACTAAAGGAGGAATCTCGACCTCTTCTTTTTAACCCTTACACCACTTAGCTGCAAAGCCTGGCGTTATAAACGTCgtttcaaaaactcattaataatttataaagaagaatttaaaaaaataatgtttaataagCGTCGTTATAtttgataaagacacggctaaactttacgtccaactttttggccaaaataatcccaaatctaaatattagtgcaagaatgagttgatctatatcagagattttgaagccgtgcAAAAAAACAAGCAGgggtgtattatcaggtttaaaaaaaaatcgaggTGAAACCGAGAGTTttaaaacctgataatacactccatTTGGTTTTGTAAACAGTACACAACACTCCTGTATGTACTGTACACCTTACAGACAACAGTTTAAGTTACTTGACTTTTATTCGACTTTTTTCAGGTGACCATAGCTATAAACTACAAACGGAGTTATCTGCGCATGAGCAGCAAATCACAGCAGTCCCGGATGTTAGACAAACACAAATTACGGAGTAAGTCAAGTAGGATTTGCATTGCATTGTTTTTCTTAAACCTGTCCTTTTTTTTGCGACTAACTATTTGTCAACATATGACTCCAATGCGGACGAGGAGGAAAGCTTTGTCATCTAGAGGCTAAGACAAAAGGTGACTCTTTCTGCATCTGCCGCAACGAATGTGCAAAAGACTGCTTTTCAAGGAAAGGAATTTTCAGCTATCCCAAGCGTTTTACCCCGACTTTATTCAAGTCGTTAAGGAAGCCAAGCATTGCTTTCAGAAACAGACCGGTAGAGTTTTGTCAGCCCTCTGTAATTCTTGTGTGtgtttatgtaatttttttttcttcgcgttGAGAATCGTAAGCTTGTGGATAGCGAACGTTTTGCCAACCGAGGGAGCGACAATGTTTTGCCGGGTATAATGCAAAATTATGATGTAATATTGAA
Protein-coding sequences here:
- the LOC140951409 gene encoding protein phosphatase 1G-like, coding for MGAYLAKPKTEKISDGSENGRLRYGVSCMQGWRVTMEDAHTCELDFDDSSTLFAVYDGHGGSEVAQYVAKKLPEVLKNTENYQKGDIKQSMVDCFLEIDQLIISEKGLAELKELAGLDKDLDEEEDLEMLEQEAMMPLNELLAKMKEMKKAEGGDNDGELLEQWTEDGNQRTADDKENNHCGTNKENESGSKNDKKDEAIIENGDTIKAGTCSSDSVENSTNGSLKNGKEEKEKDTEESENDHKLKQKEVEETSDGEQATNESKKNEEKIPNDEAIDDEEEEGDEDDEDDDDEDDDDDDDDDDDEDDEDGAPFQSSDEVGYDSGTTAIVAVLCENQLTVANVGDSRCVLCRNGIALEMSTDHKPEDEHELNRIHKAGGKVTCEGRVNGGLNLSRALGDHSYKLQTELSAHEQQITAVPDVRQTQITEADEFMVIACDGIWNVKGSQEVVDFVSDRLREQRQKNQINLAQICEELLDACLAPDTSGDGSGCDNMTSIVVLFNPDSRATENSKKRKLEDEKPDSESADKRTKGDES